One region of Ornithorhynchus anatinus isolate Pmale09 chromosome X5, mOrnAna1.pri.v4, whole genome shotgun sequence genomic DNA includes:
- the LOC114807860 gene encoding uncharacterized protein LOC114807860 — MEPSADTVEIITCIFLILVSLIGNTLLIYSTRRCSSRGLQTSFVLIFSLAFDHLIKNLVVNVMKVAYSSGGMLDSAGCKVLRFTEVLTTTLSIWFMLYLALLYCRKLDRIIHPLNETGNSNHRKNHLRVNFLLWAAGIVVCIPILAYSTKSESMSVGNDTLVQFTSVLYENCKIDFENVQLDYYYEKIFLICIDLLPLIISVLICFHIFFLLSEQKKATYGDIWIGEDPSEVAILRGAKLSISLVFLITALWISHFILVCFLKNLEIFYFVPAVLTVLSSGFSAISPYLLMLIHYKVKLEFFSCSKKGKATPQSSSIIVSPYS; from the coding sequence ATGGAGCCATCTGCAGACACAGTAGAGATCATCACTTGTATCTTTCTGATCTTGGTGAGCTTAATTGGGAACACGCTTTTGATCTATTCTACTAGGAGATGCAGCAGCAGGGGGTTGCAAACCTCCTTTGTGCTTATTTTCAGTCTGGCCTTTGACCACCTCATTAAGAACTTGGTGGTGAACGTCATGAAGGTTGCTTATTCTTCAGGTGGTATGTTGGATTCAGCTGGCTGCAAGGTTCTCAGATTCACAGAGGTTCTGACTACTACTCTTTCCATCTGGTTCATGTTGTATTTAGCCTTGCTTTACTGTCGTAAATTGGACCGAATCATCCACCCTCTCAATGAGACGGGAAACTCGAACCACCGAAAGAATCACTTGAGGGTGAATTTTCTCCTCTGGGCTGCTGGCATTGTAGTTTGCATTCCCATTTTGGCTTACTCGACAAAGTCTGAGAGTATGTCTGTGGGAAATGACACTCTTGTCCAGTTCACCAGTGTGCTTTATGAGAATTGCAAGATTGACTTTGAAAATGTACAGTTAGATTACTACTATGAGAAAATATTCTTAATTTGTATTGACCTTCTTCCTTTGATCATCTCAGTCCTCATCTGTTTCCACATTTTCTTTCTGCTTTCGGAGCAAAAGAAGGCCACCTATGGAGACATTTGGATTGGAGAGGATCCTTCAGAGGTTGCGATCCTCAGAGGAGCTAAACTCAGTATATCTCTGGTGTTTCTGATCACCGCCCTGTGGATTTCTCACTTCATCTTAGTCTGCTTCTTAAAAAACCTGGAAATCTTTTACTTTGTCCCGGCTGTCCTAACAGTCCTCTCTTCAGGGTTCTCTGCCATCAGTCCTTATCTTCTTATGTTGATACATTACAAAGTGAAACTGGAGTTTTTCTCCTGTTCCAAAAAGGGAAAAGCCACACCCCAATCTAGTAGTATTATTGTTTCTCCGTATTCCTAG